A genomic window from Candidatus Kouleothrix ribensis includes:
- a CDS encoding allantoate amidohydrolase has product MDMGAYAGRVLQRCDALAQCSEEPGRITRRFATPALAQANALVAGWMRAAGMEPRQDAIGNLVGRYQAERPGAPTLLIGSHLDSVRDAGRYDGPLGVLAGLACIEQLHDQGIRLPFAIELYGFADEEGVRYHSTYLGSRAAAGTFAASELARVDADGIAMADAIRTAGGDPRALAAAARTRDELLGYVELHIEQGPVLEALGLPVGVVTAIAGQSRVAIEFGGMAGHAGTVPMALRQDALCAAAEFVLAAEALAHATDRLVATVGQLSVQPGASNVIPGAARLALDVRHHDDTVRTQAVAALHTRAEQIGAARRVSLSWQAVQASNAVQCDARLAGLLGQAIEAQGYPAQALPSGAGHDAVAIAAITPVAMLFVRCKGGISHHPDESVTTADVAVGLGVLARFLRLLAHNG; this is encoded by the coding sequence ATGGACATGGGGGCATACGCCGGCCGGGTGCTGCAGCGCTGCGACGCGCTGGCGCAGTGTAGCGAGGAGCCGGGGCGGATCACTCGGCGCTTCGCCACACCGGCGCTGGCCCAGGCCAATGCACTGGTGGCCGGCTGGATGCGCGCGGCCGGCATGGAGCCGCGCCAGGATGCGATCGGCAACCTGGTTGGCCGCTACCAGGCCGAACGGCCCGGCGCGCCGACGCTGCTGATCGGCTCGCACCTCGACTCGGTGCGCGATGCCGGGCGCTACGACGGGCCGCTGGGCGTGCTGGCCGGGCTGGCCTGTATCGAGCAGCTGCACGACCAGGGTATACGCCTGCCGTTCGCGATCGAGCTGTATGGCTTTGCCGACGAAGAGGGCGTGCGCTACCACAGCACCTACCTCGGCAGCCGCGCGGCCGCCGGAACATTCGCCGCCAGCGAACTTGCGCGCGTCGACGCCGACGGCATCGCCATGGCCGACGCGATCCGCACGGCCGGCGGCGACCCGCGCGCACTGGCGGCGGCCGCGCGTACCCGCGACGAACTGCTGGGCTATGTCGAGCTGCATATCGAACAGGGGCCGGTGCTCGAAGCGCTAGGGCTGCCGGTAGGCGTAGTGACCGCAATCGCCGGGCAGAGCCGGGTAGCGATCGAATTTGGCGGCATGGCCGGGCACGCCGGCACAGTGCCAATGGCGCTGCGCCAGGATGCGCTATGTGCCGCTGCCGAGTTTGTGCTGGCGGCCGAAGCGCTGGCCCACGCCACCGACCGGCTCGTGGCCACCGTTGGCCAGCTGAGCGTACAGCCCGGCGCGAGCAACGTCATCCCCGGCGCGGCCAGGCTGGCGCTCGATGTGCGCCACCACGACGACACCGTGCGTACACAGGCAGTCGCAGCGCTACACACGCGCGCCGAGCAGATCGGCGCGGCCAGGCGGGTATCGCTGAGCTGGCAGGCCGTGCAGGCCAGCAACGCAGTGCAGTGCGACGCGCGGCTGGCCGGGCTGCTTGGGCAGGCGATCGAGGCGCAAGGCTACCCGGCCCAGGCCCTGCCCAGCGGCGCGGGCCACGACGCAGTGGCGATTGCGGCGATCACGCCGGTGGCCATGCTGTTCGTGCGCTGCAAAGGCGGCATCAGCCATCACCCCGACGAGTCGGTGACTACGGCGGATGTAGCCGTAGGCCTCGGGGTGCTCGCGCGCTTCCTGCGGCTGCTGGCACACAACGGTTGA
- a CDS encoding GntR family transcriptional regulator, translating into MRGASLANQALSILAERIESGVYPGKSQLPPEQVLAAEFNVSRATIRSALGALAERGLVVRRHGVGTFVSQIARLANPLNEAEDFGHMIARSGCAAAVQFVRVTLNPPEPAVAEALRLAPGAHALEACKVFTADGQPVIYCINTVPVAILGEPLAAEALHDPQATEPLFDVLEQRCGRRTEYQIARLRAERARDCRFPDLALAPDTPLLYIEEVGYTADDTPIWHSHEYFPNSHMTFELVRDRVRR; encoded by the coding sequence GTGCGCGGCGCCTCGCTCGCCAACCAGGCACTCAGCATCCTGGCCGAGCGGATCGAGAGCGGCGTGTACCCCGGCAAGAGCCAGCTGCCGCCCGAGCAGGTGCTGGCGGCCGAGTTCAACGTGAGCCGCGCGACCATCCGCAGCGCGCTGGGCGCGCTGGCCGAGCGTGGGCTGGTAGTGCGGCGCCATGGCGTAGGCACCTTCGTCAGCCAGATCGCGCGGCTGGCCAACCCACTCAACGAGGCCGAAGACTTCGGCCATATGATCGCGCGTAGCGGCTGCGCGGCCGCAGTGCAGTTTGTACGGGTGACGCTGAACCCGCCCGAGCCGGCGGTGGCCGAGGCGCTACGCCTGGCGCCAGGAGCGCACGCGCTAGAGGCATGTAAGGTGTTTACGGCCGACGGCCAGCCGGTGATCTATTGCATCAATACAGTGCCGGTGGCCATACTCGGCGAGCCGCTTGCGGCCGAGGCACTGCACGACCCACAGGCAACCGAGCCGCTATTCGATGTGCTCGAGCAGCGCTGCGGCCGGCGCACCGAATACCAGATCGCCCGGCTGCGCGCCGAGCGTGCGCGTGACTGCCGCTTCCCCGATCTGGCACTCGCCCCCGACACGCCGCTGCTATATATCGAAGAGGTCGGCTACACCGCCGACGATACGCCGATCTGGCACTCGCACGAATATTTCCCGAACAGCCACATGACCTTCGAGCTCGTGCGTGATCGCGTGCGGCGGTAA
- a CDS encoding FAD binding domain-containing protein, which translates to MWQTYFQPTTLSQALELLAHHAGQARLVAGGTDVLVELSRGVRPTATLIDISRLSELKYVRHAGDLICIGGLATHNDVIASSACVRYALPLAQACCEVGAPQIRTRATVAGNLATASPANDTITPLIALGAELVLASASGERGLPLREFYPGFRQTALRPDELIREIRVPALRDDQRGLFIKLGLRRAQAISVIDLAIVLTLEPAPSTNRAPAVASATIALGCVAPTIVRAPAAEAYLCGRPLTPEVCAEAGRLAAADARPIDDVRGSAGYRRTTLANLVADGLRRLAAGRERAGWPARPVMLDTTGAAGDPSAGLGVSAKHSPSPAAQPPQGVGANASPLLGTIHTTINGVRYALGGEALTTSLLDALRDDAGLTGTKEGCAEGECGACTVWLNGQAVMACLTPAGQAHGAAVTTIEGLAGAQPAEVGDTATRPPNVGLHRLQHAFIRHAAVQCGYCIPGMLMAGAKLLDECGQPTLEQAQAALSGNICRCTGYRKILDAVLDAAGGQTRDTRHETRR; encoded by the coding sequence ATGTGGCAAACCTACTTCCAGCCCACCACACTGAGCCAGGCGCTCGAGCTGCTGGCGCACCACGCCGGGCAGGCGCGGCTGGTGGCCGGCGGCACCGACGTGCTGGTCGAGCTATCGCGCGGTGTGCGCCCAACCGCCACGCTGATCGACATCAGCCGGCTGAGCGAGCTGAAGTATGTGCGCCACGCCGGCGACCTGATCTGCATCGGCGGGCTGGCGACCCACAACGACGTGATCGCCAGCAGCGCGTGCGTGCGCTACGCGCTGCCGCTGGCCCAGGCCTGCTGCGAGGTCGGCGCGCCGCAGATCCGCACCCGCGCGACTGTGGCCGGCAACCTTGCGACTGCCTCGCCGGCCAACGACACGATCACGCCGCTGATCGCGCTAGGCGCCGAGCTGGTGCTGGCCAGCGCCTCAGGCGAGCGCGGGTTGCCACTGCGCGAGTTCTACCCTGGCTTCCGGCAGACCGCGCTGCGGCCGGATGAGCTGATCCGCGAGATCCGCGTGCCGGCGCTGCGCGACGATCAGCGTGGGCTGTTCATCAAGCTTGGGCTGCGGCGTGCCCAGGCGATCTCGGTGATCGACCTGGCGATCGTGCTCACGCTCGAGCCGGCGCCGAGCACGAATCGGGCGCCGGCCGTCGCCAGCGCGACGATCGCGCTAGGATGCGTTGCGCCGACGATTGTGCGCGCGCCTGCGGCCGAGGCATACCTGTGCGGCCGCCCGCTCACGCCCGAGGTCTGTGCTGAGGCCGGGCGGCTGGCCGCCGCCGACGCGCGGCCGATCGACGATGTGCGCGGCTCGGCCGGCTACCGCCGCACAACCCTGGCCAACCTGGTGGCCGATGGGCTGCGCCGGCTCGCCGCAGGCCGCGAGCGCGCGGGCTGGCCGGCGCGGCCGGTGATGCTCGATACAACCGGGGCGGCGGGCGATCCCTCCGCCGGGCTGGGCGTAAGCGCGAAGCATTCGCCCAGCCCGGCAGCGCAGCCGCCGCAGGGGGTTGGCGCGAATGCTTCGCCTCTACTGGGCACGATCCACACGACGATCAACGGCGTGCGCTATGCCCTGGGCGGCGAGGCCCTGACCACATCGCTGCTCGACGCGCTGCGCGATGACGCCGGGCTGACCGGCACCAAGGAAGGCTGCGCCGAGGGCGAATGCGGCGCCTGCACGGTCTGGCTGAATGGCCAGGCGGTGATGGCCTGCCTGACCCCGGCCGGCCAGGCGCACGGCGCGGCGGTGACGACGATCGAGGGACTGGCCGGAGCACAGCCGGCCGAGGTGGGCGATACCGCCACTCGCCCGCCCAACGTCGGCCTGCATCGCCTGCAACACGCGTTCATTCGCCACGCGGCAGTGCAGTGCGGCTACTGCATCCCAGGTATGCTCATGGCCGGCGCCAAGCTGCTCGATGAGTGCGGCCAGCCGACGCTCGAGCAGGCCCAGGCGGCGCTTAGCGGCAATATCTGCCGCTGCACCGGCTACCGCAAGATCCTCGATGCCGTGCTCGACGCGGCAGGTGGGCAGACACGCGACACGCGACACGAGACAAGGAGATAG